One Pseudonocardia abyssalis DNA segment encodes these proteins:
- a CDS encoding cytochrome P450: MTTTERAYDPIDISSHAFWAKSPAEREPAFAELRRERPLSWHRPAETDLLPDPDAPGFWALVTHADIVAVSRDAETWGSGQQYGGVMLEDVPEDVLEAAHSILAMDAPRHTVSRRVISSVFTPRRVARIGDQIREQARRIVDDIAPLGEIDFVEAVAARLPMWTVSQMIGIAEADRERVARAANALVAWNDPEFVGDGDPMGVLLDGLMTLHTAAFDLVEKRRAAPADDLITALVQAEVEGARLTEEEIAAFFVLLCVAGNDTTRQTASHSVLALDRNPEQRAALMEDFDGRIDGAVDEFVRWASPVLTFRRTARRDTEIRGQHIAAGERVVMFYLSGNRDETVFADADRFDLARRPNPQIGFGGGGPHFCLGSHLARMQLRALFDELLHRLPDLTVGEPEHLAGNFINGIKRLPVRFTPV, from the coding sequence GTGACCACCACCGAACGGGCCTACGACCCGATCGACATCTCCAGCCACGCGTTCTGGGCGAAGAGCCCCGCCGAGCGCGAACCCGCGTTCGCCGAGCTGCGCCGCGAGCGCCCGCTGTCCTGGCACCGGCCCGCCGAGACCGACCTGCTGCCCGACCCCGACGCCCCCGGCTTCTGGGCGCTGGTCACCCACGCCGACATCGTGGCCGTCAGCCGCGACGCCGAGACCTGGGGCTCGGGCCAGCAGTACGGCGGCGTGATGCTGGAGGACGTGCCCGAGGACGTCCTGGAGGCCGCGCACTCCATCCTCGCGATGGACGCGCCGCGGCACACGGTGTCGCGCAGGGTGATCAGCTCGGTGTTCACGCCGCGCCGCGTCGCCCGGATCGGCGACCAGATCCGCGAGCAGGCCCGCCGGATCGTCGACGACATCGCACCGCTGGGTGAGATCGACTTCGTGGAGGCCGTCGCGGCCCGGCTGCCGATGTGGACGGTCTCGCAGATGATCGGCATCGCCGAGGCCGACCGGGAGCGGGTGGCCCGCGCGGCCAACGCGCTCGTCGCCTGGAACGACCCCGAGTTCGTCGGGGACGGCGACCCGATGGGTGTTCTGCTCGACGGGCTGATGACGCTGCACACCGCGGCGTTCGACCTCGTGGAGAAGCGCCGTGCGGCGCCGGCCGACGACCTGATCACGGCGCTGGTACAGGCCGAGGTCGAAGGCGCCCGGCTCACCGAGGAGGAGATCGCGGCCTTCTTCGTGCTGCTGTGCGTGGCGGGCAACGACACCACGCGGCAGACCGCGAGCCACAGCGTCCTCGCGCTCGACCGCAACCCCGAGCAGCGCGCCGCGCTGATGGAGGACTTCGACGGGCGCATCGACGGGGCCGTCGACGAGTTCGTGCGGTGGGCGAGCCCGGTGCTCACGTTCCGGCGCACGGCCCGCCGCGACACCGAGATCCGCGGGCAGCACATCGCCGCGGGCGAGCGGGTCGTCATGTTCTACCTGTCGGGCAATCGCGACGAGACCGTGTTCGCCGACGCCGACCGCTTCGACCTCGCGCGGCGACCCAACCCGCAGATCGGCTTCGGCGGCGGCGGGCCGCACTTCTGCCTGGGCAGCCACCTCGCCCGGATGCAGCTCCGTGCCCTGTTCGACGAACTGCTGCACCGGCTGCCGGACCTCACCGTCGGCGAGCCCGAGCACCTGGCGGGCAACTTCATCAACGGCATCAAGCGGCTGCCGGTGCGGTTCACGCCGGTCTGA
- a CDS encoding SCP2 sterol-binding domain-containing protein, translating to MEDSVAGFADEDELYRYIGGIFETALADPELAPKLNATGLVLRMQCTEPDSALIIDLPGGVVHKGSAPDLPAAGATMAMSTETANAYWQGKVNLTFAMAKGKVKVEGTVTKLLQLAPLSKRLFPVYVERLRADGRDDLVVA from the coding sequence GTGGAGGATTCCGTGGCCGGTTTCGCCGACGAGGACGAGCTGTACCGCTACATCGGCGGCATCTTCGAGACCGCTCTGGCGGACCCGGAGCTCGCACCCAAGCTCAACGCGACCGGGCTGGTGCTGCGGATGCAGTGCACCGAGCCGGACAGCGCACTGATCATCGACCTGCCCGGCGGCGTCGTGCACAAGGGCTCCGCGCCCGACCTCCCCGCGGCCGGCGCGACGATGGCGATGAGCACCGAGACCGCCAACGCGTACTGGCAGGGCAAGGTCAACCTCACGTTCGCGATGGCCAAGGGCAAGGTGAAGGTCGAGGGCACCGTCACCAAGCTGCTCCAGCTCGCGCCGCTGTCCAAGCGGCTGTTCCCGGTCTACGTCGAGCGGCTGCGCGCCGACGGCCGTGACGACCTGGTCGTCGCGTGA
- a CDS encoding TetR/AcrR family transcriptional regulator, giving the protein MAGKSVQVGPEQYFDGAMAILANDGTSGLKIAPLCRALGVTSGSFYHHFGSWAGFVVALLEHWETEQTARIVALAAATADPGERVTVLKELAATVPHEAEAAIRVWAALDPDVGRAQARVDDERRAAVERVVSGIVDDPEVARRLAVLGLAVLVGFQQTCVPPVVDVLGGLLDDFEAIVRAHAR; this is encoded by the coding sequence GTGGCGGGGAAGTCCGTCCAGGTCGGACCCGAGCAGTACTTCGACGGCGCCATGGCGATTCTGGCCAACGACGGCACGTCCGGGCTGAAGATCGCGCCGCTGTGCCGCGCGCTCGGCGTCACCAGTGGGTCGTTCTACCACCACTTCGGGAGCTGGGCGGGCTTCGTCGTCGCGCTGCTGGAGCACTGGGAGACCGAGCAGACCGCGCGCATCGTCGCGCTCGCGGCGGCGACCGCCGACCCGGGCGAGCGCGTCACAGTGCTCAAGGAGCTGGCCGCGACGGTGCCGCACGAGGCGGAGGCGGCGATCCGGGTGTGGGCAGCGCTCGACCCGGACGTCGGCCGTGCGCAGGCGCGCGTCGACGACGAGCGCCGGGCGGCGGTGGAACGGGTCGTCTCCGGGATCGTCGACGATCCGGAGGTCGCGCGCCGTCTCGCGGTGCTCGGGCTCGCGGTACTCGTCGGCTTCCAGCAGACGTGCGTGCCCCCCGTCGTCGACGTCCTCGGGGGGCTCCTCGACGACTTCGAGGCAATCGTCCGCGCGCACGCTCGGTAG
- a CDS encoding ABC transporter ATP-binding protein, with the protein MAGVEVKVEGLSKSFGRANIWSDVSLTLPPGEVSVLLGPSGTGKSVFLKTLIGLLKPEKGSIVINDVDLVRCSESKLYEIRKLFGVLFQDGALFGSMNLFDNIAFPLREHTKKSEAQVKDIVAEKMDLVGLKGDEKKLPGEISGGMRKRAGLARALVLDPEIILFDEPDSGLDPVRTAYLNQLIIDLNAQTDATFLIVTHDINTAQTVPDNIGMLYRKHLAMFGPREVLLTSEEPVVSQFLNGRRQGPIGMSEEKDTAQAQREMAEAGELAGLPEMKPQLEVSPGVPERKAVGRRRERVQQMLHTLPPAAQDAIRRSYANEPVTAMAGGGGPLPQRVPPGAPGATEVLNPGDNPPTWFTGPGRHRPRM; encoded by the coding sequence GTGGCCGGTGTCGAGGTGAAGGTGGAAGGGCTCTCGAAGTCCTTCGGCCGGGCGAACATCTGGTCGGACGTGTCGTTGACGCTGCCGCCCGGTGAGGTGTCGGTCCTGCTGGGTCCGTCGGGTACCGGCAAGTCGGTGTTCCTCAAGACCCTGATCGGGCTGCTGAAGCCGGAGAAGGGCTCGATCGTCATCAACGACGTCGATCTCGTGCGGTGCTCGGAGTCGAAGCTCTACGAGATCCGCAAGCTGTTCGGGGTGCTGTTCCAGGACGGCGCGCTGTTCGGGTCGATGAACCTGTTCGACAACATCGCGTTCCCCCTGCGCGAGCACACGAAGAAGTCCGAGGCCCAGGTCAAGGACATCGTCGCGGAGAAGATGGACCTGGTCGGCCTCAAGGGCGACGAGAAGAAGCTCCCCGGGGAGATCTCCGGCGGGATGCGCAAGCGGGCGGGCCTGGCCCGGGCGCTGGTGCTGGACCCCGAGATCATCCTGTTCGACGAGCCGGACTCGGGCCTGGACCCGGTGCGCACGGCGTACCTGAACCAGCTGATCATCGATCTGAACGCGCAGACCGACGCCACGTTCCTGATCGTCACCCACGACATCAACACCGCGCAGACCGTCCCGGACAACATCGGGATGCTCTACCGCAAGCACCTGGCGATGTTCGGCCCGCGGGAGGTGCTGCTGACCAGCGAGGAGCCGGTCGTCAGCCAGTTCCTCAACGGTCGCCGTCAGGGGCCGATCGGGATGTCGGAGGAGAAGGACACCGCGCAGGCGCAGCGGGAGATGGCCGAGGCCGGTGAGCTGGCCGGGCTGCCGGAGATGAAGCCGCAGCTCGAGGTCAGTCCGGGCGTGCCGGAGCGCAAGGCCGTCGGCCGACGTCGGGAGCGGGTGCAGCAGATGCTGCACACCCTGCCGCCCGCCGCGCAGGACGCGATCCGCCGCAGCTACGCGAACGAGCCGGTGACCGCGATGGCCGGAGGGGGAGGGCCGCTGCCGCAGCGCGTCCCGCCCGGTGCGCCGGGAGCCACCGAGGTCCTCAACCCCGGCGACAACCCGCCCACCTGGTTCACCGGTCCCGGCCGGCACCGGCCGCGGATGTAG
- a CDS encoding MlaE family ABC transporter permease, with the protein MSAPLTRALTPVGRLFSLGVDVVVSAFKPPFQLREYIEQTWFVTKVSALPTALFTIPFGATIALLLGELTRQFGAQSQTGAGSVLAIVQQAAPIVTALLIAGAGGSAVCADLGARTIREEIAAMEVLGISPIQRLVVPRVLAMATTAVVLNGLATVVGVAGGYFFNVIVQGGTPGAYIAAFSSIAQVSDILVSELKALLFGFTAGIVAAYRGLNPPPGPKGVGDAVNQAVVISFVLVFFLNLVLTTLYLDLVPPKGS; encoded by the coding sequence ATGAGCGCTCCCCTCACGCGTGCGCTGACCCCGGTCGGCCGCCTGTTCTCCCTCGGCGTCGACGTCGTCGTCAGCGCCTTCAAGCCGCCGTTCCAGCTGCGCGAGTACATCGAGCAGACCTGGTTCGTCACGAAGGTGTCGGCACTGCCGACCGCCCTGTTCACCATCCCGTTCGGCGCGACGATCGCGCTGCTGCTCGGTGAGCTCACCCGCCAGTTCGGCGCGCAGAGCCAGACCGGGGCCGGCAGCGTCCTGGCGATCGTGCAGCAGGCCGCACCGATCGTCACCGCGCTGCTGATCGCCGGTGCGGGCGGCAGCGCCGTCTGCGCCGACCTCGGGGCGCGCACCATCCGCGAGGAGATCGCGGCGATGGAGGTCCTGGGCATCTCGCCGATCCAACGGCTCGTCGTGCCGCGGGTCCTCGCGATGGCCACCACCGCGGTCGTCCTCAACGGGCTGGCCACGGTCGTCGGCGTCGCGGGCGGCTACTTCTTCAACGTCATCGTCCAGGGCGGCACGCCCGGCGCCTACATCGCGGCGTTCTCCTCGATCGCGCAGGTCAGCGACATCCTGGTGAGCGAGCTGAAGGCCCTGCTGTTCGGGTTCACCGCGGGCATCGTCGCGGCGTACCGGGGCCTCAACCCCCCTCCCGGGCCGAAGGGCGTCGGCGACGCGGTGAACCAGGCCGTCGTCATCTCCTTCGTGCTCGTGTTCTTCCTCAACCTCGTTCTGACGACGCTGTACCTGGACCTCGTCCCGCCGAAGGGCTCCTGA
- a CDS encoding MlaE family ABC transporter permease, whose product MATLTSRARSLVRGPLEQLDEFGDQLSLYGRAIGWIPRTLRRYRSEIARLLAEVSFGSGALIVILGTAGVMLSLSLFVGSLVGLQGFRALDSLGVEALTGFITAYFNTRDIAPLVAAAALTATLGAGFTAQLGAMRISEEVDALEVMAVPSVPFLVTTRVIAGTIAIIPIYTIGLLASFISSRLNVTLINGLPGGTYDHYFDLFLPVSDVLYSYLKVIVFAIVIILIHCHYGYSAKGGPAGVGIAVGRSVRLSIVSTAILDFFLTLVIYGTETSVRVAG is encoded by the coding sequence ATGGCGACCCTCACCTCCCGGGCCCGCAGCCTCGTCCGGGGTCCGCTCGAGCAGCTCGACGAGTTCGGCGACCAGCTCTCGCTCTACGGGCGCGCGATCGGCTGGATCCCGCGCACGCTGCGGCGCTACCGCTCGGAGATCGCGCGGCTGCTCGCCGAGGTGAGCTTCGGGTCCGGTGCGCTCATCGTCATCCTCGGCACGGCGGGCGTCATGCTGTCGCTGTCGCTGTTCGTCGGCTCGCTGGTGGGTCTGCAGGGCTTCCGCGCACTCGACTCGCTCGGCGTCGAGGCCCTCACCGGCTTCATCACCGCCTACTTCAACACCCGCGACATCGCGCCCCTGGTCGCCGCCGCGGCGCTGACGGCCACGCTCGGCGCGGGCTTCACCGCCCAGCTCGGCGCCATGCGGATCTCCGAGGAGGTCGACGCACTGGAGGTCATGGCGGTGCCGTCGGTGCCGTTCCTCGTGACCACCCGCGTGATCGCCGGGACGATCGCGATCATCCCGATCTACACGATCGGCCTGCTTGCGAGCTTCATCTCCTCCCGCCTCAACGTCACGCTCATCAACGGGCTGCCTGGCGGCACGTACGACCACTACTTCGACCTGTTCCTGCCGGTCAGCGACGTCCTGTACTCCTATCTCAAGGTCATCGTCTTCGCGATCGTGATCATCCTGATCCACTGCCACTACGGCTACTCGGCCAAGGGCGGGCCGGCGGGCGTGGGTATCGCGGTTGGCCGCTCGGTCCGCCTGTCGATCGTCAGCACGGCGATCCTCGACTTCTTCCTCACCCTCGTGATCTACGGGACGGAGACCTCGGTGCGGGTGGCCGGATGA
- a CDS encoding MCE family protein, with protein MIRRRIQGLAFVLVIVTLLGLAIAKYNGAFESGVPVTLQVDRAGNQLTERSDVKVRGLIVGTVEQISTTGSGADVTLSLRPDMIDMIPAGVSARLLPKTLFGEKYVSLVPPENGGSSTIAAGDVIPMDRSETAREIDAALDGLLPLLQAVKPDDLATTLGALSQALSGRGERLGDTLVRLQELTGGLRPGIPDLQEDITQFADFAANLDSAAPDLLDALEDFTVTTRTVSEQREQLRALIGGVTTASDDLRGFLDRNGENIISLSAASRPTLESLARYSPEFPCFFQQLNGLIPRLDDVFGAGNGRPGVYVTVEIVNNKGKYVPNQDEPEYLDDRGPRCYPILPLGPQEPPDGPFCDGSLSPPPPADSPRGDVDDLGGDTFGTGDASYTCEDGSSARGEAPEGGLPGLPGLPGLPGLPVEAIAYEGMGLPNSPGERQLVAELVAAQDGGDPAAVPSWSSMMVGPLYRGAEVTLT; from the coding sequence ATGATCAGGCGTCGGATCCAGGGCCTCGCGTTCGTCCTGGTCATCGTCACCCTGCTGGGGCTGGCGATCGCGAAGTACAACGGTGCGTTCGAGAGCGGGGTCCCCGTGACCCTGCAGGTCGACCGCGCGGGCAACCAGCTCACCGAGCGCTCCGACGTCAAGGTGCGCGGCCTGATCGTCGGCACGGTCGAGCAGATCAGCACCACCGGCTCGGGCGCCGACGTCACCCTGTCGCTGCGGCCCGACATGATCGACATGATCCCCGCCGGGGTCTCCGCGCGGCTGCTGCCGAAGACGCTGTTCGGCGAGAAGTACGTGTCGCTGGTGCCGCCGGAGAACGGCGGGAGCAGCACGATCGCGGCGGGCGACGTCATCCCGATGGACCGCAGCGAGACCGCCCGTGAGATCGACGCGGCGCTCGACGGCCTGCTCCCGCTGCTGCAGGCCGTGAAGCCCGACGACCTCGCGACGACCCTCGGCGCGCTGTCGCAGGCGCTGTCGGGCCGCGGCGAGCGGCTCGGCGACACCCTCGTGCGCCTGCAGGAGCTGACCGGTGGCCTCCGTCCGGGGATCCCGGACCTGCAGGAGGACATCACGCAGTTCGCCGACTTCGCGGCCAACCTCGACTCGGCCGCGCCGGACCTGCTCGACGCGCTGGAGGACTTCACCGTGACCACGCGGACGGTGTCGGAGCAGCGCGAGCAGCTCCGGGCACTGATCGGCGGGGTCACCACCGCGTCCGACGATCTGCGCGGCTTCCTCGACCGCAACGGCGAGAACATCATCTCGCTGTCGGCGGCCTCGCGGCCGACGCTGGAGAGCCTGGCGCGCTACTCGCCGGAGTTCCCCTGCTTCTTCCAGCAGCTCAACGGGCTCATCCCGCGCCTCGACGACGTGTTCGGCGCCGGCAACGGCCGTCCCGGCGTCTACGTGACGGTGGAGATCGTCAACAACAAGGGCAAGTACGTGCCGAACCAGGACGAGCCCGAGTACCTCGACGACCGCGGCCCGCGCTGCTACCCGATCCTGCCGCTGGGTCCGCAGGAGCCGCCGGACGGCCCGTTCTGCGACGGATCGCTCTCGCCGCCCCCGCCTGCCGACTCGCCCCGCGGCGACGTCGACGACCTCGGCGGAGACACCTTCGGCACTGGCGACGCCTCCTACACCTGCGAGGACGGTTCGAGCGCCCGCGGCGAGGCCCCCGAGGGCGGCCTACCCGGCCTACCGGGGTTGCCCGGCCTGCCGGGGCTCCCGGTCGAGGCCATCGCCTACGAGGGCATGGGACTGCCCAACTCGCCCGGTGAGCGGCAGCTCGTCGCCGAGCTGGTCGCGGCGCAGGACGGTGGCGACCCGGCCGCGGTGCCCAGCTGGAGCTCGATGATGGTCGGCCCGCTCTACCGCGGTGCGGAGGTGACGTTGACGTGA
- a CDS encoding MCE family protein: MRNLPLAPLLKFLALAVVVALATTVLGVTIANGSGGERTTYSARFTDAAGLLVGDDVRIAGVVVGAVEDVRIVDRRFAEVSFSVDRAQDLPASVSASINYKNLVGQRYLGLAQGSGPTGEVLADGATIPVERTRGPLNLTTLFNGFKPLFAALDADQVNKLSFEIIEVLQGQGGTIQSLLASTASLTNEIADRDAVIGQVIDNLNLVLDTVNQRDEELSNLVISLQELVSGLSQDREPIGQALASIGDLTQVTADLVEDGRPALRDDIAALGDLSDNLNASEPALESFLVNWPGKLNTITRAGSYGSWFNFYLCQASGTVGLSPFVPSFQFDAYTNTQPRCGADPSGGAEGDTSLLGGPLPALPSSPDLPAIPLLGEN, encoded by the coding sequence GTGAGGAACCTGCCTCTCGCGCCCCTGCTCAAGTTCCTGGCGCTCGCCGTCGTCGTCGCGCTGGCCACCACCGTGCTCGGGGTGACCATCGCGAACGGCTCCGGGGGCGAGCGCACGACCTACAGCGCGCGCTTCACCGACGCTGCGGGCCTCCTGGTCGGCGACGACGTCCGGATCGCCGGTGTCGTCGTCGGCGCCGTCGAGGACGTCCGGATCGTCGACCGCCGCTTCGCCGAGGTCTCGTTCAGCGTCGACCGCGCGCAGGACCTGCCCGCGTCGGTGTCGGCGTCGATCAACTACAAGAACCTCGTCGGCCAGCGCTACCTCGGGCTGGCGCAGGGGTCCGGCCCGACCGGGGAGGTGCTCGCCGACGGCGCCACCATCCCGGTGGAGCGCACCCGCGGCCCGCTGAACCTGACGACGCTGTTCAACGGGTTCAAGCCGCTGTTCGCCGCGCTGGACGCCGACCAGGTCAACAAGCTCTCCTTCGAGATCATCGAGGTGCTGCAGGGCCAGGGCGGCACGATCCAGAGCCTGCTCGCGAGCACCGCGTCGCTGACCAACGAGATCGCCGACCGCGACGCGGTCATCGGCCAGGTCATCGACAACCTCAACCTCGTGCTCGACACCGTCAACCAGCGCGACGAGGAGCTGTCGAACCTCGTGATCTCGTTGCAGGAGCTGGTGTCCGGGCTGTCGCAGGACCGCGAGCCGATCGGTCAGGCGCTGGCCTCGATCGGGGACCTCACCCAGGTCACCGCCGACCTCGTGGAGGACGGGCGGCCCGCGCTGCGCGACGACATCGCCGCGCTCGGCGACCTGTCCGACAACCTCAACGCGAGCGAGCCCGCGCTGGAGAGCTTCCTGGTCAACTGGCCCGGCAAGCTCAACACGATCACCCGGGCCGGCAGCTACGGCAGCTGGTTCAACTTCTACCTCTGCCAGGCGAGCGGCACGGTCGGCCTCTCGCCGTTCGTCCCGTCGTTCCAGTTCGACGCCTACACGAACACGCAGCCGCGCTGCGGCGCCGACCCGTCGGGCGGCGCGGAGGGCGACACCAGCCTGCTGGGCGGGCCGCTGCCGGCCCTGCCGTCCTCGCCGGACCTGCCCGCGATCCCGCTGCTGGGGGAGAACTGA
- a CDS encoding MCE family protein codes for MPEKRGPVPIALIGIVVILAVLVAAFTLPAALTRGEIHRAEFSEAAGLQSGDLVTIAGVEAGRVESVELAGDRVLVTFDVKDAWVGDRTTASIEVKTLLGAKYLALDPQGDAEIVSDAVIPLDRTASPFDVVEAFNGLSSTIDALDTDQLAASLDTLSETFSGTAPEVRGALDGLSRLSQTIASRDEEIRRLLAGTQNLSGVLADRAPEFERLLSDGNLLLAEIQRRKDAISALLDGTRDLSVQLRGLVADNQEQLTPTLEALDGVAEILQRNRDNLDLALERQAVFTRLFSNAVGNGRWFDNYICGLVFPPLGPINEGGC; via the coding sequence ATGCCCGAGAAGCGCGGACCCGTCCCGATCGCGTTGATCGGCATCGTGGTCATCCTCGCGGTGCTGGTCGCGGCGTTCACCCTCCCGGCCGCGCTCACCCGCGGCGAGATCCACCGGGCCGAGTTCAGCGAGGCCGCCGGGCTGCAGTCCGGTGACCTGGTCACCATCGCCGGTGTCGAGGCGGGCCGGGTCGAGTCGGTCGAGCTCGCCGGCGACCGCGTGCTGGTCACCTTCGACGTCAAGGACGCCTGGGTCGGCGACCGGACGACGGCGTCGATCGAGGTCAAGACGCTGCTCGGCGCGAAGTACCTCGCGCTCGACCCGCAGGGCGACGCCGAGATCGTCTCCGACGCCGTCATCCCGCTCGACCGCACCGCGTCCCCGTTCGACGTGGTCGAGGCCTTCAACGGGCTGTCGAGCACCATCGACGCGCTCGACACCGACCAGCTCGCGGCGAGCCTGGACACGCTGTCGGAGACGTTCTCCGGCACCGCGCCCGAGGTCCGCGGCGCGCTCGACGGCCTGTCGCGCCTCTCGCAGACGATCGCGAGCCGCGACGAGGAGATCCGCAGGTTGCTCGCCGGCACGCAGAACCTCTCCGGTGTGCTGGCCGACCGGGCGCCGGAGTTCGAGCGGCTGCTCTCCGACGGCAACCTGCTGCTCGCGGAGATCCAGCGCCGCAAGGACGCGATCAGTGCCCTGCTCGACGGCACCCGGGACCTGTCCGTGCAGCTGCGCGGGCTCGTCGCCGACAACCAGGAGCAGCTCACGCCCACCCTGGAGGCGCTCGACGGGGTCGCGGAGATCCTGCAGCGCAACCGCGACAACCTCGACCTGGCCCTGGAGCGGCAGGCGGTCTTCACCCGCCTGTTCAGCAACGCGGTCGGCAACGGCCGCTGGTTCGACAACTACATCTGCGGCCTCGTCTTCCCGCCGCTGGGCCCGATCAACGAAGGCGGCTGCTGA
- a CDS encoding MCE family protein, producing MALNATDRRQFQLVGLVAVIAVLLATAFVVIARPPGRSVVAYFTSATAVFEDNSVRVLGVNVGTIDRVVPEGTRVRVEMTIDDPDLVLPADARAVVISPSLVTGRYVQLTPTYSGGPELADGAEIPVERTAVPLDVDDLARTATDLTEALGPNGVNRDGSLSRLLDVGAENLGGNGQAINDTITDLGELSGTLADSREELFGTVTELQRFVSVIAANDAEVREFNTRLEDVSGFLADERGDLGAALQELSIALGEVAAFVRDNREILASNVDRLTDVTGVLVRQQQALAETLDTAPTALGNLANAYNGSSGTLDTRANINELTLPPLVLICELLERGTPEALADLPIGVSDACAALGPLDQLPLPSAAEVITSLQAGEVPPVPGLALPTAPAAAAPAAPAVPLEGGR from the coding sequence ATGGCGCTCAACGCAACCGACCGTCGGCAGTTCCAGCTCGTCGGGCTGGTCGCGGTGATCGCGGTGCTGCTGGCGACGGCGTTCGTCGTCATCGCCCGCCCGCCGGGCCGCTCGGTCGTCGCCTACTTCACCTCGGCCACCGCGGTGTTCGAGGACAACTCGGTGCGGGTGCTCGGCGTGAACGTCGGCACGATCGACCGGGTCGTCCCCGAGGGCACGCGGGTCCGCGTGGAGATGACGATCGACGACCCCGACCTGGTCCTGCCCGCCGACGCCCGCGCCGTCGTGATCTCGCCGAGCCTGGTCACCGGCCGCTACGTCCAGCTCACGCCGACGTACTCGGGCGGCCCGGAGCTGGCCGACGGCGCCGAGATCCCGGTGGAGCGCACCGCGGTCCCGCTCGACGTCGACGACCTCGCCCGCACGGCCACCGACCTCACCGAGGCGCTGGGCCCCAACGGAGTCAACCGCGACGGGTCGCTGTCGCGACTGCTCGACGTCGGCGCGGAGAACCTGGGCGGCAACGGCCAGGCGATCAACGACACCATCACCGACCTCGGGGAGCTGTCGGGCACCCTCGCCGACTCCCGCGAGGAACTGTTCGGCACGGTCACCGAGCTGCAGCGGTTCGTCTCGGTGATCGCCGCGAACGACGCCGAGGTCCGCGAGTTCAACACCCGCCTCGAGGACGTCTCCGGCTTCCTCGCCGACGAGCGCGGCGACCTCGGCGCGGCCCTGCAGGAGCTCTCGATCGCCCTCGGCGAGGTCGCGGCGTTCGTCCGCGACAACCGCGAGATCCTCGCCTCCAACGTCGACCGGCTCACCGACGTCACCGGGGTGCTGGTCCGGCAGCAGCAGGCGCTCGCCGAGACCCTGGACACCGCGCCGACCGCGCTGGGCAACCTCGCCAACGCCTACAACGGCTCGTCGGGCACGCTCGACACCCGGGCCAACATCAACGAGCTGACGCTCCCGCCGCTCGTGCTGATCTGCGAGCTGCTCGAGCGCGGCACGCCGGAGGCGCTGGCCGACCTCCCGATCGGGGTCTCCGACGCCTGCGCCGCGCTCGGCCCGCTCGACCAGCTGCCGCTGCCGTCGGCGGCCGAGGTGATCACCTCGCTGCAGGCGGGCGAGGTCCCCCCGGTCCCGGGGCTGGCGCTGCCCACCGCCCCCGCGGCCGCGGCGCCCGCCGCGCCCGCCGTCCCCCTGGAGGGTGGCCGATGA